The genomic segment GAAGCCACTAATGAGGAGGACAGCACCTTTGAAAGCAGCAGGTTAAGCAGGAAGCTGGAGGTAAAGACTCATCTGTGAAGTAACTATAAGAAGATgagaggttttaaaaataatcaaaataccTCTTTGTAAATAAGTAGATTTTTAACATAAGAATCAGATTTTCATGTCTGTCTGTATCACAAATTTGGATTAAAGCCTTAGTAGACAAGGGGGAGCTGGATTTCATATTAAGTACAGTATGAGCATATCACTTAGATCTGTTGACTGTGCAAACCAACCCCTGCTTCAGAGACTCACAGGTAATGTAGATATCTACAGATAGAGTTGTTTGTAGTTTTGGGTCATTTTTACATTACTTGCACTTTGTTCAgacatttttctcagttttctCAGCAAAAGGTTAAAACCAGAAGGTAAAGTGGGTCAGCAAGCTTTCAGAGGTACTGGCTATAGCTTCTGAAAGAAAGGGAAAAGCCTTTTTTCTCAGAgaactgtgcattttgaaaggGCGTATAATAAAAAGTGGGTGGCTCAAGAGTGGTTGCACTTAAGAGGTTGATAACATCTGCATTACCTAGTATTTCccttttatttaatgtcttacTTTCTGTGATGCAAAGTGTCTTTATTCTTTCTGAATATCTGCTTTTGCTTCTGCCTTCAATGTTCCTCATGCTAAGTAATCTGCTGGCAAGAAGAGCTTCTGAAAAAGATTTCACAGACAGCAAATTAGGATTGCCTTAAGTCACAGTCCCTGTGGCAAAGTACTAGTCAGGGGAATCTTCAATGCTGGTATACTTGCCCATTTCATTTTTACTCATTTATCTGGGAAAATTGTGTTTGGAGGCGAAGTCACATCATTAGTTATTTATCAAAGCATTGATTTTGCCTTTGTACAATGTTACAAGCCCCATGTCCTGAAATGAACTATATTCATATCTAGCATGGCTGGCCATTGGAGCTTGGAGAAGGAAAGCATTGCACCACAACACACCACATCCAGCCCCATCAGTTGAAACAGGAGCAGGTGGAAAGGATGAGGATGAAGTAATTTGAAGTTATAGTGTTTCTGATTGATGGGGGttatttatcatttatcatTTTACAAGCTTACAAGCTGGAAGATTTGTTCTAAATTTAGTAAGCCGAACTAACATCAATCATGTTGATATGCAGctaaaactgaaaatgtgtttAACAAATTAATAGATGTAAGTTTTTGAATgaatatttatcatttttatccaACGGAGTGAGGAGAAAAAACAGCCCAGAAACTTTGGAAAAGGCATTGAttgatttttaatgtttttttttctaaaagatgCTTCAGGAATGCCTACATTTTCGTTACAAAAGGTTGTTATTTACAGATCACTTGTCTTACTTGGTTGTCTCAGACAGCATTGCTTCCCAAAGGCCTTCATTAACATTCATCTCAAGAAGCAATCTACAGTAACAGCGACATGATTAACACTCTTTTTCATCCTTCAAAATCATACTTGCAGTAAATAGAGGCTTTCAAAGCCGTAGTAGTTTATAGACATGGAACCTTCATGGTATAATAAGTAATGCATCTCTGAATAACTCAATGTATCATTCATGTCTCAACTCAAAGTTTTTTTATATCTATTATATCAGATATCattatgtatatattattatatttgcaTGTATATTGGAAATGATATTGATCTGCTGTTTATTTTCCTTACTTTAGCATAAATGAAGAATGACTCCCAATATTAATTCATAGTAAAATTGTCATTTTTCCTTGACTTTCACTTGAAAAATAGCATTCTTTCTCCATTTCTTTGAATAAAGGCATAACGGGCAAGCTTAACACAAAGCGTGTCTATTAATTCATATGACTGCTTCCAATTCCTTTATCCTCAGTATTCGAAGATACTTTCTGTTACAGAAAGCTTAAAATCAAGGCTCAGAGGAatgtacttgtttttcaggaccTCCAAGCCAAATCAAAAGAGTGGGAGAAGCAGAGCACATTGCATCAGAAAGAGTTAGCCATCTTAGAGTCTCAAAGGAGATCCTTGGCagaaaaatgtgaatattttcAGGTACTCATGACCTCCATCTTCATTCTTTGCTCATAGAATGGCTTTCACAGAGCTTTGTTCGTAGCTTTGTTTTTCTATTGCCTTGTTATTGTAATGACAATACAATATCCtcttataaatatttttgaggTGAAGATAGTGATTGAaatttcatttgtttaaaaaaattccaAGGGTATTACTGCTGATTACtaatcaaaaatccaaagtgctTGAGTTTAGAAAACCCATACAGCAGAATTTTATTATGAACAGTGATTAGGGTTTCAAAACTGGGTTTTATGGTTTCAGAACTGGAAAGTTCTAGGATCAAATCACTCAtgagctgctgctgttgttgtagTTTTGAACAAGATACCCCACAAAAATAATACctacctgtatacagtaaatggtagCAGAATTAAGTCACTTTGgaaaaaagcataaaataaattagtaaaagcagtaataaatgttttatcatTCCTCCCAATCCAGTCATATTATTGCTGAGAGACTTCAATTTGGAAATTATAGTACCTTTGTCGGTTAATAACTTAATTCTTTATCcactctaaaaaaaaatgttttacgcTGTCTGTTCATATTCTCACCAGTAAGATTTATAGTTCACAGAAATGTTCACTAGGGACAGATTTGGGCCGATGTCAACATGCAGATAGAGAGAGATACAGAGATTGCAGCCTGCTAGAAGCCATGGTGGTCTTGAATATTGATCTTTGCAGGGCCATTTACTTCTAAAGTAGCAGCTCTTAATGTATTCATTGTGAAGATGTCCTGTAGTATTCAATTCACCTCTTTGAAAACTATAAAGCACAGAATGCATTCTTAAACTTTATCCCTGGAATGCTTATATTTACATACGCAGTGAGCACTTTTAGTTAAACCAATAAAATGCAGGTATGAAATCTATAACCTACTATGTGTGTTTATATAGGAGAGGAGGGGAAGTCAGTCTTCAAGCATTTGGAACTGtctttatctacagtatctcaTATGGAATTCACATTTAATCTTTTGTTCATTTTGACAGTGACCAATCTATGTGGTTGTCACAGTCACCTATTGAATCAAATGTATTGTACTTTGTTCATTTCAGCACCAGCGGATCCTAATGTTGCTATATTCTGTTGCTTTAACAGCGAACGTGTCACAGCTATGAGGGCCAGCTGTGCAGTGAATGGAAGAAGCAGCGAACGTGCGAGAGGACACAACGGAGGAGAGAGTCTGAGGCCGCTCATGTCAGGGACAGCGCTGAGCAGAGACATGAGGAGGAGGTGAACTCTGCCGAGAGAGAGCAGCAGGGGGAGATACAGCACCTACAGCAGTCTCTCATACAACATCAGGTAAGGCACAAAACCTGCAGCGTTCATCGAGGTGTGCTATCACAGCACAAAGAAACAAATCATTctccttttcacattttacaggCTCTTAACTGCACCAATCCTTAGTTTGCCTTCAGGCTTGCTTGTCTTTCTGAATAAATCTGCATGCagaggtatactgtatatgaaacatATTAAATATGCTGCTCTTGTATTCCATCAGTTTAAAGTGGTACCCAAAGTCTTCTTATGTTTgtactaaattattttataagattccgatattttttttgcaaatctcCCTTTGATGAGATGGgagttaagagaaaaaaaatcaaaaggttTTGGGTGGTATTCCTGTGAATGTAGAGGCTTTGTTCAAACACTTGCAAATGACTTTGATTATACATCTCTTTTGATGCCTATATTACAggtaccaaaacaaaaaaagattgtattcatatacattttaaaatagttcaagtgggtagccgtgttagcatgcgtaggctgcaaaggaacaagtgataggtttatcccatgctgaaaagtgtagaaagaaaacaacattttggccgtggagccttcttcaggtgtgaggttcCTGACTGGGCAGGGAAAATGAAGCTGAATTTGCTCACAATGAGAAACAAATAACTTCATTCCCGTGTGAGTGACTTTATTCCTCAAAACCTGGAAAGTTAAATCCTGGGTGTTTTTCTGCCTGTGTGGGTTCAGAAAACAGGggaggagctgaaggcagagCTGAAGGTCCGAGATGACCTCCTGCAGACAGCAGAGCTCCAGGAGAAACAATGGAGAGGAGAAGTGGCCAGACTGCAGGAGCAACTGTCAATGCAGGAGAGCGCCATCAGGTGATCAGcatttggttttgctgataGGGGAGCACATCAAAATTGTACCAATAGAGGAGggaggtgtaaaaaataatgtttacttTATGTGTTGCAGGATGGAGGAGCAGAGCTGCAGGAATCTGATGGCAACTGAGATGCTCAGCTTGAAAGTAGTCTTGGACAGTGTACAGCAGCAGCTTAAAGCCAGTcaacagaaggaaaaaatactAAGAACTGAGATAACAAGGCTGCAAGCTGGGTAGTACACTGCTTTTGTTCATTTGTGTGTCAGAATCATATAGTATATGTACAGTGAGGGATAActgatttatgttttataaaatgCTCTGCTCTCGTGACACTTTGAAGAAGAGAAATATTACTTGTAGCATCTCAACCTGCTTATAGAtacaaagtttaaaataaaatgaacagacAACCTGCCTTTATTTTTGGCGAGGACCTTCTTATAATCAATACTTGACCTAATCCGTGTTATAGATCCTCTACTTGGAGTAACTGAACTCCACTGAACGTTTATTTCCacaatgttttattcattttgaaaacaaaacaaccaaGTACAGAAGTAAAGAATCCCCAAAATGACATTAATTAAACGAGTTCCCAAGAGAAGGAAAGGCATTTGACCATGCTGTTGCAGTTTTTGCGATTGTAACGTATACTAACCATACTTGGATCCATAAGAACAATATTTGTAAATGAATGCAACCAAGTGCAATCTAAGGGCATTTCACGCTCCGCTCAAATTTGTAACATACTTTCTTGGAAAACCTCCTGTGTTTTTGAAGGGCGGAGCCGTCATGCTCTCATTGCATGCAGCTCAAAGGGAGTTCGTCCGTGGTGAGAGAAAATGTGCAGTGGCAGCTGAAGGCTGCTGGTGAAAACAAGGATAATGAAATCGTCAAGGTACAGTTACAGTGCTACCTCAAGGGCATGACCACATTTTAAACTTGcaataatgaaaagaaatgtgttttagcAACTGGTCATGTTCAACTTTCACACACGTTTTTAGGCTAATAATGAATAAGGGTGTGACAGTACTGTCTGTGCAGCTGAAAGGGATACTGGAGAAGCTGGAGGTGTCGCAGAACACCCAGGCAGAGGCTTCGAGGGATGAAATTTCACGCCTCACTGCACAGCTGCGGGACACAGAGAGTGCCAGGGCAGCAGCCATCCAGAGAGCCACACTCCTCCAGAACGAGCTGAGAAAAATTAAAGGCAAAGCTGCTGAACACCAGGTCAGAAAGATAGAGCAAACAGGCTGTCAATATGTCAATTTTGAAATGTACTGGCTTCAGCTGATGCATGTGATTACATCCCTATTTGTACCTTACTTGCAAAGTCTTTGAGCAAACTGGCAAGAAATTAAATAGTCAATGTCGAGCAGGGGAATAAACTAGAGGTCCCTGTGATTCAGTGTGTGTTTAGCAGACTCAATGCGATTAAAAAGGATTAAATGAAACAGCAGGTTTTCCTGAAACACAATATTGTCTTCTAGTCACTGCAAAATATTGGTTAGCAGATAACAGAAGACAAATCAATGTTAGGTGCTAAAGCCACTTCAGATCCTGTGAGGTCTGCCTGATATATGTTGACATTCGCACTGACAGTTAATTTGCAAGAGCTTTGAGCAGCTTGGTCATATTTGTGGGAGAAGTCGCTCTTGTTTTCTGCTGGATTTAATTTTGTATCCTACCTGCTCTGCTTTGGTAGGTGGCCAAGATTCAACTTGAGGCGGTTAGTCtggaaaataaatacttaaaggAACTGATCACAGAAAAGGAATCAAGATCTGCGTCAGTGGTATTGTAGCTCTTTTTCATTCCATAGCCATTTTCTTTGTAATTGCTGAATATTCAGGTATTGACTGGAGCACAGCGTTGCTTCAagcatttcttcatttcttcatcagcaacatacagtagctaggcTAAACAGGAATGTGCTTCTCCAAATCCATTTTCCTGTTGGTTCTTTATACATTTG from the Lepisosteus oculatus isolate fLepOcu1 chromosome 5, fLepOcu1.hap2, whole genome shotgun sequence genome contains:
- the LOC102687819 gene encoding centrosomal protein of 63 kDa isoform X1 gives rise to the protein MQHLEDGIPQQIHAGLPSCEEELQELMHQIDIMVSRRKQEWERHSQALQACLDAREQELLHARAALDHKHQEVATLQCHIKEMKNSNKELVQKYEERLNTLQSELHKLKVSYEKLQRHHMKQAQEATNEEDSTFESSRLSRKLEDLQAKSKEWEKQSTLHQKELAILESQRRSLAEKCEYFQRTCHSYEGQLCSEWKKQRTCERTQRRRESEAAHVRDSAEQRHEEEVNSAEREQQGEIQHLQQSLIQHQKTGEELKAELKVRDDLLQTAELQEKQWRGEVARLQEQLSMQESAIRMEEQSCRNLMATEMLSLKVVLDSVQQQLKASQQKEKILRTEITRLQAGAEPSCSHCMQLKGSSSVVRENVQWQLKAAGENKDNEIVKLKGILEKLEVSQNTQAEASRDEISRLTAQLRDTESARAAAIQRATLLQNELRKIKGKAAEHQVAKIQLEAVSLENKYLKELITEKESRSASVSTLEEIVGDATSTVIIGDYKGILNHEEEELHQTERNSYSWETTQRNLQSPEQEDRPTRDMAEERASKLVNRLPTSASLPCLHDNSLIEEELPHAGMSKNVSDLLDSKEDIVLQESFEAELFLEEEERRSKAVELLFDSYIDQLHHDTWKTLQKYSVAKRI
- the LOC102687819 gene encoding centrosomal protein of 63 kDa isoform X2 — its product is MQHLEDGIPQQIHAGLPSCEEELQELMHQIDIMVSRRKQEWERHSQALQACLDAREQELLHARAALDHKHQEVATLQCHIKEMKNSNKELVQKYEERLNTLQSELHKLKVSYEKLQRHHMKQAQEATNEEDSTFESSRLSRKLEDLQAKSKEWEKQSTLHQKELAILESQRRSLAEKCEYFQRTCHSYEGQLCSEWKKQRTCERTQRRRESEAAHVRDSAEQRHEEEVNSAEREQQGEIQHLQQSLIQHQKTGEELKAELKVRDDLLQTAELQEKQWRGEVARLQEQLSMQESAIRMEEQSCRNLMATEMLSLKVVLDSVQQQLKASQQKEKILRTEITRLQAGAEPSCSHCMQLKGSSSVVRENVQWQLKAAGENKDNEIVKLKGILEKLEVSQNTQAEASRDEISRLTAQLRDTESARAAAIQRATLLQNELRKIKGKAAEHQSTLEEIVGDATSTVIIGDYKGILNHEEEELHQTERNSYSWETTQRNLQSPEQEDRPTRDMAEERASKLVNRLPTSASLPCLHDNSLIEEELPHAGMSKNVSDLLDSKEDIVLQESFEAELFLEEEERRSKAVELLFDSYIDQLHHDTWKTLQKYSVAKRI